The Microplitis demolitor isolate Queensland-Clemson2020A chromosome 9, iyMicDemo2.1a, whole genome shotgun sequence genomic sequence GAAATTAACTGACTGatctacaaatatttatttatttttatctcactaattttataaaatcgcaGCGACATCTTTTGTcggttaatttatatatatattaataattatttataaaacgtcTCGACATTGAACTGGCGATCGCGTAAAAGATCTGAAACTATCAAAAGGCACAAATTTAACTCGAGACCTTTTCGCTGAtaccaaatttcatttttttaatttttattatcgcaGAGACATCCCAtggactttattttttttattctctcttaataatatagacaatagctatatatatgtaaatatatataaatatatattgagtgGGATTGATGTATAATTAAGTGGGagaataattaaagtattaatttatttaaagaaaataaatacgagcGTCTTTTTTTCCctcgtaatttaaatttatttcgaatgatatagataattttatttgtctgGACACTTGGCAAAAAAGAGTCTGAACTATGAAAAGCCACAAATTTAAGTCAAGACCACGATaccaattttaataacatcaACCAATTTTATCATAGATACcactgaaaaaatttcctcattttcttaataatacaTATAACAATAGTTACAATATCACCAATGACAATTATACTAACAAATGacttaataataagaataatcaaTATGCGCGTTAATAAGTATGCGATACAAGCACGTGACGTAGCACGTGCATCTGATATTCATATCGCGCGGCAACTTTCACCGCGACCGTGATTGTAAAATACTATTGCgatgaaagtaatttaaatattcgtcACAGTCATCGTTTTGTTCTTTAAATTGTCGTGACACAATATGTATAGcacacatacatatttatttcaaatttcaatttatatacaacCAATAtccttttcttttaaattacaaattataatttcaaaaatttaaaaactttttaatttcccgccaaaagtttttttttcaaaaactaaaattggcactttgaaattttctttttctctaaaaaaataattcaattttttattttttatacaaaaatttaaatttgccgccaaaaaaaattcaaaattttcatttttcgaaTCATTGccaaatttcttttttaattaaataatttttcaaaaaattattaaatttaccgccaaaatcaaattaaaaatctcaaaattttcacctaaatcctaaattaatttttaattcgtaactttaaaaaatttttaaatttgccgccaaaaaaaattcaaattctcaAAACTTCCAAATAAATCCCCGTCTTTTTTCAACCCCTCAATTTTCCTAGAAACTTTaccccataaaaaaataaaaaattttcaaaaataaaaattcaaattttttaaatttgccgccaaaaaaaaaattcaaattcccaaactttcaaataaatctcCGCCTTTTTTTCAACCCctcaatttttctaaaaactttactccataaaaaaataaaaaattttcaaaaataaaaattcaaataatttaaaattggcgccaaaataaaaaataaaataaactcacCTCATGAGGACGTGGATGTTGATGACTACACTTATGATCACTAAATATTCCATTAGCACAACAAATAGTACAACAGAACccacaataaattaaaaaaacaataataaaataaccacAGAACTTATTAGTTACCAAAGTACCGCAttgcattttaaatttaaaccgaCACATCacagcaataaataataaaatatatggcaTTCACAGGACTCGAGCATTACACTTTAAATACTagacaataaataatgtaaaaaataaaattaacaataaatacgGAATATAAATTGACAGCTGACAGCTCAGGTCGACGTCAATCGACAGACTAAACCTACGCTAgactttaaattcaaaatgcTCTAGCTCGACGTCTGACCTCATAATAGACCGAGCACACGACCGAGACTGACTGTTATCACTCACGCACACAAACTACCGTATCATCAAAGGTACTGCTAAAATACACTCGGGCTTCTAGTTACACAAACACCCGCCTCATGCGCCACAGGACGTGCGCACATGACTACACTTTGCACATAAACAATTTCGGATATTTtacacattttatttatttttgtaactttttacgcgtttctttattttgtttattaatattattgttaggattaattaattaattatttatctaattagTCACGAGggtttcgaaaattttcgtgGGTTTGTGGAGGAGCAAAACACTGAACAGCTGACTGGTAGTTCGCTGAGAGCTAACTGACGTTAGGGTGCCTGCGCATGCGTGTTATGACAGCGCGCATGCGCAGGTCTGTGGAAAAGTTTGAAATAAGGCGGGAAAATTTGAACGGATGTCTATTACACATGACGAAGATgtattgatttgaaaaatctgtagaaaatctttgaaaaaaaatattttgaaaaattgcacttgtggtttttgaaattttttaaatgtgcacTTTTtgggttgttttttttttttgtaatttatttggtaaaaaagaaatctaaaaatttctagtctGCTAACCAGAATCATAAATGTAGCTgactaatttaaaactattaataaatctagtaaataattaataagatgaaattttgaaaaaatgcacatttagaaaatttttaaattagtaagtgcattttttaaaaatatttttttaattatttacccaatttaattatgattttatggtgtctgctacattcacactcgaGAAGTTAGCAATGAGAAattttgtattcttttttaaacgatttcgtttaaaaaaaaaaaaaaacgaaaaaaatgcacatgtaaaaaattcaaaaatctataagtgcaattttttggaatattttttttttgatttttcaattttataaaaatcttaagATTGTCAGACGTTTGCGAACTTCAAAATCATAAGTTAGTAGATAATTaacagtttttgaattttgtttttgaatgatgtcatttagaaaaaaaaaaaaataaaaaaatgcacatgtagaaaattaaaaaaactataaatgcaatttttttttaataatttttcgatttttaaaaaatctaaagatttttagacgttggctaacttcagtatcataagttagcagacaattaacatcttccgttttttttttttaaataaaattaaaaaaaaaataaataaataaataaatgcacatgtagaaaataaaaaaaactataggtgcaattttttaaagcattttttttttttaatttttgacgaCCTGTCACTatctaaaaaaatccatgaaaaatttacaaaaaaattagaattaaaaattttatttttaattctaaatttaCGGTCAGTAAGAAAGTCAATCTGCGTCATCACCAGAAAACCGTGTAATAGACAGGTAGACACCTGTCTAAAtgtttgaaattgaaaaatgaactCTTGAACTTTCAgagaaaatagaaatattttattttaatttccttaacaaagaatttttttttttaatttttcatagaaaaaattaattttattcaaaaattactacaatatattacagatgacaattttttgaaaaccaCGTTTTACTTGAGAGACAATTCGTGTTGACACAATGCGGACATCTTGTTATGAATTTTGGTGAAATCGCACTCTTTGAAtgcaaatgattttttacaatatccGCTAGCGCTTGGATAAAAAGCGGATGGTCGTTTGGAGCAGCCGCCCGCcggattttttcaatttttagctGAAATGTATTTGGTTGTTAATtaaagacaataaaaattacttcgttattttttttatttacctcaTGAGCGAGCTCGTCGCAGTACTCGATGTCCAGCTCGTGTAGAGTCTCGATGTGCTCATTTACGAAGGCTATGGGCACGATGATAAAATGCTTCTTGCCTTGTTTGACGTAGCCTCTTATTGCCTCGTCGGTGAAAGGGCCGAGCCAAGGCAGTGGTCCGACCTGAGAATATTTTGTCGTTTAAATATacgcttgtgggtactcattttacttgGCATTGgctaatttacaataataacgtatcaatttttcaaaaaaaaattttttgaaaaaaaaaatcatagctTTTTCTAacgtaaaattttcttatcgaAACCCcggcttgtgggtactcattttactcgGAATTGGCTAATTCACagtaataatatatcaatttttcaaaaaaaattttttttgaaaaacgaaAATCCTAGTTTTTCCtaacgtaaaatttttttattgaaaccccggcttgtgggtactcattttactcaGCATTGAGAATACTATTAGAATCAAGTATTagttgagtcaaaaaaaaaaaaaattttaaaaaaaatttttggctaaaaaaaaaattttttgaaatataggcttgtgggtactcattctacTCAGGATCGAGTACTCTACAATACagacagtataaaaataaaaaaaattaccttggACTGCCAAACGAGATGATAAGGATTGCAATAATTCAATTCATTCATAACCATATGAACCGTCGCCGCAACTTCACTGGGATAAGCATCACCGCGGTTTAGATTCTTCAGCGGTATCGAGTGCGCAGAAAATAGTATCATaacatctttttttattttttcatcaaaatgcTTCAACTGGTCTTTTATTCTCTCAGCAAACGTTCGCGCTAACAAAGAGTGCGTTGGCCACCGATCAATTATACtcagtttcatattttttggaagtcctctaaaaaataatcattaaaaattttaattttaaattataaataataatttatttaaataataaattaccgatttttgtaataattccAAATTGCATTAAAACTTGACCCTGATGTCGCGCAGCTGTACTGTGGGTactgtgaaaaaataatcgtgTGTTCGATCCcgtctctgaaaaaaaatatttcatgagaaaaaagtttattttttttttattattaattattacgcTTCTAATTGTTGTAATGTAACGTCAGTCAGTGGATCAGCATAACGGAATGCAACATAATGTTTATGGGGTCCAGATTCTGGTGAAATTTTGTCCAATTCCTGGCACATTAATTCCCCTTGCAAATTCGACCATTTCAATATCGGAGAACCTCCGCCTATTTCGCTGTACTTCTTCATCACTTCCGGAGTACGTCTTTTAGCAATCCACGGTCCcaatttactgttaataataaaaacaatctcatattataaataataaacttttaaaccaaaaaaaaattgagaaaagtttattttgtcatttgaaaatttgcggTTGCTTAAAATGACGATATCTCAGTTAGTATCAGAGGTAAATAGACAACTTAGGAGGTCAttggaaaggaaatttaattccctacaactttggtctgataaaaaaatcctgTAAACTCGATAGTTTGGAAGATGTGGCCGCTTAAAGATTTCAAAATCTCCAGTTGTTGCGCGGTAGTTTTGAAGGCCTGTAACTTTCGAACTATTGATTCTATCGCAATTTTTATGAGGACCAAAGTTGTAGATCAGGAAATTTCCATTCCAGTAACTCTATTATATGCgtataaatttcatatattatgtaagatatttaatgtaataaacTCGAATGTGTACCCACATGATAGTACGCACCCTAAAACACATAGGAAACCACCTTTGTTTATgccccataaaaaaataattacaagtacCTCTGTATCGGTAATTGCATCATATCACGATCAGTCATTATCCTCAGCAAATATTCCCCGACCTGTTCAACTTTACTCGGGCCTCCCATGTTCAGCATCAAAATTCCCGTTTTAGGTTTTGaatcttttgaattttcccgcCTCTGCCCGCTCATTGATAAAttccttataaatttataattcctcAGGCAAGTacctgtaattaatttttataattatcgagTCCCTAAactttacttaaatatatatacaaatatatacatctatatatagatatatagatataagtagatttgatgaaaaaactGTTTACTCACCTGGTGAATAAATTTTGCATAAATTCAtagtaacaaaaattattgcacaatttaatgtaaattaattatcaaattaattattaattattaattattagtgcgcgaacaattaaaattaattttattatttaaaaattgaaaaaaagttgaaagtaTTCCGgcaattttattctcttcgAGGTTAAAATTTaccttgtaattattttatatatatgtcatatatgtatgtatatatgatatatttatatatatatatatgagacatttctcaaatgataaataaaacttcTAATTTAccagaaaaaagtaataaaaattttgaaataatttaaaagaccGAAAATGACATTACCGGCCGCTAGCGTTCACTCGAATATCGACTAAGTTTTGAATTGTATCTGCTCTCGATACTGAGTACTTAGTAGCGGAAGCCGTTCCGAGACAGATGGTGTCTCGTGTTCTTTCTCTTCCGAGCTCAGCACAGTagagtatttcaaaaataaaaaataggtGCTTCACCGAATTtcattgatgaaaaaattgtttcgtaattaaaattcatacatatttaaatttgcttGCAAACTATAATTTAGTCCCATGACTTACTAACCCATAAAGAGatacataaaagtaaaatatctaCCGTAAATCAGGAGAGACGGTAGtatctcgcgccaagtacacgttcaaaccCATTATTGACTCAACGATAAATAATGtacaatttacatttttaaatgtagaCAAAGATACCtccacataaaaaaaaaacttggaaaatattttgacgTTTCTCAGCtgataaaaacgaaaattcgTTAACTTTTCtcaaaacttataaattacattgaaattttccgATTATCGCatcaaaaactattaaaatcaGTATATATGAAAGCTTGATgatgaatatattttgaacGCTTAATTTTATCGCCAAAACATAAGACACCATTTTTATAGAGCagtttatttcctacaaaaatttgtattgcgcattttataatagtcatttattgtcaagttataaaattcataaagaattatgaaatttgtcttaaaatgaTCAAACTTAAACCGTCAATATTATTAGAATGGTGAGGtttacgtaaaaaatataagataccttttttgtagagcattcaatttcctacaaaattatttccgaatatttttttatacactgatagaaggatttcttagtattaaaaaagatttgttaatatttaacaaattatttcttaacggagctttagttaagaaatatttattaatatttaacaaatcatttcttaaacatcatttttttgtatttaataaatatttcttagcatctaataaacgatttgttaatatttaataaacgatttctttccatttaaaaaatgatttattagtatttaataaatcactttttaacatttaatgaatcactttttaataattaataaatgaatattttatatttaatatattttttattatttgaacaaattttttttttatatttaagaaattatctattaacttatttattaaaatttaattcataaaatcacacagttcaagaatatatatctatatatgtttttgcatgcagctacacacattcattaatatttatatttataaacaaaaataactaaaacaaccatcgtataaaattttctgttcttttaatttcaaaatacaatttcatagtaattaacactataactagaataaacaaattaaaatttcttatattaaactacgctgagaaataacataaaatccgtttgatagtacatgtgtttttaatggttttatatttgattaaaattgaactgaataaaattaacaaggcttccatattttcatatttataatatggatgacaatttacaaaacacttctgatataaatattatttaagtatatgagagcttcagttgtaggttacgtttaaccaacaatgcaagctagaacggagtaaaaaatatgacgtcgcaacgacacacacatatagcttttttaatacttgtacaccactacaggctcgtgtgtagccctctaccgacaaattcgtctaagaaatatttattaaatattaacaagccttgtttggtgctaacaaatatttcttttatgttaataagactttgttagcattaaaaatatttcttaataataaagaagttacttatttcattaaaataaatattgttaataattactaaatatttgttaaatccaaaaaagtcagttgagaaaaatttaataaatcaatttattactcctaaacaaatccttctatcagtgtagaCAAATAGAATAAAGTTCAAACTCATAAatgcttataaatatttatatgagaaattttttgggtcttatagaaatttttctatcttatagaatcttataaaatttttataaattgtatggGAATTTATAAGACTTTTTCCACAGGgaattctcttttttttatttgtttatgtatatatacatatatatatatatatgtattttttttttttttgttattaatcgagatattttaagaaaattcttttataattataataaattactaatataataaaaaaaaaaacaacaacaaattttaaatattttaaatttgttcgtgcttcccgccatttttttgttatttcataataaatgagcattatgagtcgtgcacttttggattttccaaattttttactatagtttcATTGAGTTAAATGAAAGTTTTATACCCATATAACTAGAGTTTTAGCGCAATTTTTCAGCTGAAACTTCCCGAATAGCCACTCTAGCTTAAAATTGAGGGcaatttgatgttgaaattacttgaaatttaCTGTCTGAATTTGCCGACAATTTCAcagcaaaaattcaaaataaaaatttgcggtcaatttttcttcaatttaaaggtAAACTTTTACGAAAAAACAACAGTCGGTAATGTTTGTTTTTACCATTTGAGAAGGTAAgcaaattgacataaaatttgcgcgaaaattaaagacaacttttttctagtcaacttttagagtaaatttgcattctaattcgggtagtaaatttacttcaaattcGATATCAAATTGCatataaattgtcttaaaaaatggaaaagtccgaagttgacggaaatttgacgaaaaatttaacgaaacttttgtacagtaaacttttgctcgGGCAAACTGTCCTATTAGGGTTTTGTCGTCTCAGTGACGTACGGTACacataaagaatttaaatgtcAACTTTTGAGTTCTCTTTGACGTCAACCTTCACATAAATTTGACGTAAGTTTAAAATTGCTATTTGACGTCTGTGAgacatcaaaatttgagaCGCAACGAATGACGTCAACATATGACATCAAAAAGATCTCAACTGgagagatattttttactttttgatttttaaatttactttgttgAATAGTTACTAAATGTCACGAGCTGGCTTTTCTTCAATATGTATCAAACGGTAAAATcgaatctaaaaataattcgcCTTCGGCTCGGGCACCAATCTTCACACTCACGTCTTAAACACGATCGCACTAGAAAGATTAACTACTATTGAAGGAAATGGGTAATGCCTTATTATTTAGAAGTTATTAGAAAACTAAGCTGcaaaaataagcttttttattttttgtgaaattttcgatatcaTCAAATTGTTAGAAAAGATGTTTCAAGAAATCTAGTATTACAGTGAAAATTGAAGCTaattgttcaaattttgagatactttttacagaattgagttattattttcggttcaaaagttattttaggataaagccagaaagttcatttttatgaaaatcagaaaaaatttcaaacacccACAACTTTcaaactaatcgaccgattggGTTCATTttcgaacttgatcaaggtaatcgcccaataaataagtgtataaaatttcattaagatccgttAAGAATTGCGGGCGCTACCGTGATGACAAGGcgcgttatatatatatatatatatatatatatatatatatatatatatatatatatatatatatatatatatatacatacatatataaatttttgagcggatggtattttttgactctACGAAGTAAAATAAGACATATGGTGACAAAATTCTGTGATAATTCGATCATGAGACCCATTGCAATAGGCCGATTTCTaaagaaatctacctaaaaagtatgtaaataacttattatttctatttctctggttatatttttattcattgtgatgcaaattgatgctgaaaaataatcgagaagctttattattaatattcaagggtcgctcgaaaacgttcaaaagacagcactcggaaacattaaaaattcttgagcgaggtttaaatatttaaatgttgggCTTAAATTTCCAACGTAGTTATGATTTCACaagtataaactattgctgctacgagaaagaaaaaaatttgaaataaaaaatcaaatttcaatcattttagaTGTTTCCAAAATTCGCGAGcgactttttgaaaattttttatcgtcgattttcggagaggcttcttaaaacatcgtaagccaacgaattttcataagagactcgaaaaaaaaaatagtaagtttttttgggtcaccctaatgtatatacatttatttaaatgaaatatttaaaaagcaaatttgaaatttcccgCGCATAACAAACTAACGCgcgcaattaaaaaattttttttctcccgcCAACAGAGACCTCAAGCACAAGAATACGTAACTAAAGTCTATTAAACATAatcacacatacatacacaacAAAATTACCTCCTCAACCAACATtctctcatattttttactctctcGATATGTCTAATTGTTGATATACAAATAActcatataaataaagtttgttACCAAATGTCACATCTttatccaaataaaaaaataccacatattatttaacaattatccAAAAACGTGTGTGTGAATAATAAgcgtatttaaatttaattttaaaaaaattttttttcactcacattaaatacaataaatatttcaccAACCAGCAGTACGACAATGTGATAACCTATAATTTGTATCAATTAAAtccacaattataaattatttatctttttttttataacaatgtaagtatttttaattattttattaataaaaattctaataataataattaagaaaaaaaaaaacactttttttttaactttttttttcctttaattttttttttattcaaatttattttaaagatgtTTAGTATTGTACCTATAAAGCAAGAGTATTCAAGTGTTGAAGAAGAGAATCAAACGGCATCAAATGGTTTACAgaataatcatcatcatcatcaccaccatcaccatcatcaaGAGTATCCCCTATTTACACACCAAGACGTCGAATACATGTATCGCCAATTACCACAATTTTGGAGTCAATCCCAAATGCAATCAGCGGCAGCTGCAGCAGGGCATATTGATGcatctttaaataaatcaaccgGTCAACATAATTTGTTACAAGTATGTTTTATTATCAAGTACACATTTATTACTCGAGCGTGAATGTACCGGACGtgagataatttataaattttaaaaaatgcgcgcattttctatttatctgaatacgcatttttttatctttattttacttactaGGGTGGTTGTTAAAAAGCAAATTTTCTCAGGCGCCCCATAAAAAGattctttt encodes the following:
- the LOC103577099 gene encoding ferrochelatase, mitochondrial — protein: MNLCKIYSPGTCLRNYKFIRNLSMSGQRRENSKDSKPKTGILMLNMGGPSKVEQVGEYLLRIMTDRDMMQLPIQSKLGPWIAKRRTPEVMKKYSEIGGGSPILKWSNLQGELMCQELDKISPESGPHKHYVAFRYADPLTDVTLQQLEADGIEHTIIFSQYPQYSCATSGSSFNAIWNYYKNRGLPKNMKLSIIDRWPTHSLLARTFAERIKDQLKHFDEKIKKDVMILFSAHSIPLKNLNRGDAYPSEVAATVHMVMNELNYCNPYHLVWQSKVGPLPWLGPFTDEAIRGYVKQGKKHFIIVPIAFVNEHIETLHELDIEYCDELAHELKIEKIRRAAAPNDHPLFIQALADIVKNHLHSKSAISPKFITRCPHCVNTNCLSSKTWFSKNCHL